The Caulobacter sp. FWC26 genome contains a region encoding:
- a CDS encoding Maf family protein has product MSPIPITLASQSSARQMILRNAGVTFDAVSPGVDEDAAKAGLLAETVTPRDIADALAEMKAVKVSTKRSGLVIGADQTLDLNGRLIDKAVSLAEARARLLELRGTTHKLHSAVVVARDGQPIWRVVESAKLSVRPFSEAWLDEYIERRGEALLWSVGCYELEGEGVQLFDKIEGDYFTILGLPLIGLLDFLRLHGALPA; this is encoded by the coding sequence ATGAGCCCCATACCGATCACGCTCGCCTCCCAAAGTTCGGCGCGCCAGATGATCCTGCGAAACGCCGGCGTGACCTTCGACGCGGTCAGTCCCGGCGTGGACGAGGATGCGGCCAAGGCCGGACTTCTGGCCGAGACGGTGACCCCGCGCGACATCGCCGACGCGCTCGCCGAGATGAAAGCGGTTAAGGTTTCGACCAAGCGATCTGGCCTTGTCATCGGCGCCGACCAGACCCTCGATCTGAACGGCCGGCTGATCGATAAGGCCGTTTCGTTGGCCGAGGCCCGGGCGCGCCTGCTCGAGCTTCGCGGAACCACCCACAAGCTGCACTCGGCCGTGGTCGTCGCGCGCGACGGCCAGCCGATCTGGCGAGTGGTCGAAAGCGCGAAGCTGTCGGTGCGGCCGTTCAGCGAAGCCTGGCTAGACGAATATATAGAGCGTCGCGGCGAAGCCCTGCTCTGGTCGGTGGGCTGCTACGAGCTGGAGGGCGAGGGCGTTCAGCTCTTCGACAAGATCGAGGGCGACTATTTCACGATCCTGGGCCTGCCGCTGATCGGCCTGCTGGATTTCCTGCGTCTTCATGGAGCCCTGCCGGCATGA
- a CDS encoding pyruvate, water dikinase regulatory protein: MVKQPLTDDPQESLAQGEGERLPPRFATYFHIHLVSDSTGETLNAMARAVCARFTDILPIEHIYALVRSTRQLDRALEEIAGAPGVVMHTIVDPGLRTALEEGCRKLEMPCIAALDPVISAMSRYLGARISTRVGAQHALTNDYFDRIEALDYAIAHDDGQGGQDLTQADVILVGVSRTSKTPTCIYLAHRGVRAANVPLVPGRPPPEELFTLKNTLIVGLITSPDRLIQIRRNRLLSLKENRESDYVDADAVRQEIIAARRLFERQNWPVIDITRRSVEETAAAVINLLSAGRGKVEVLG, from the coding sequence GTGGTTAAGCAACCGTTAACGGATGATCCACAGGAGAGTCTGGCGCAGGGCGAGGGCGAAAGGCTGCCGCCCCGTTTCGCCACCTACTTCCATATCCACCTAGTTTCGGACTCCACCGGCGAAACCCTCAACGCAATGGCGCGGGCGGTCTGCGCACGCTTCACCGACATCCTGCCGATTGAACACATCTACGCTCTGGTGCGATCCACGCGCCAATTGGACCGCGCGCTTGAAGAGATCGCCGGCGCGCCGGGCGTGGTGATGCATACGATTGTCGATCCGGGATTGCGAACGGCGCTTGAGGAGGGGTGCCGCAAGCTGGAAATGCCCTGCATCGCCGCGCTGGATCCGGTGATCAGCGCCATGTCCCGGTATCTGGGCGCCCGGATTTCGACACGGGTCGGCGCTCAGCATGCGCTGACAAACGACTATTTCGACCGGATCGAAGCTCTCGACTACGCCATCGCTCATGATGACGGCCAGGGCGGCCAGGATCTGACCCAGGCCGACGTCATCCTGGTGGGTGTCTCTCGCACGTCCAAGACCCCGACCTGCATCTACCTGGCCCACCGAGGCGTGCGCGCCGCCAATGTGCCGCTGGTCCCCGGCCGACCGCCGCCCGAGGAACTGTTCACGCTGAAGAACACCCTGATCGTCGGCCTGATCACCTCGCCCGACCGACTGATCCAGATTCGTCGCAACCGCCTACTCTCGCTGAAAGAGAACCGCGAAAGCGACTATGTCGACGCCGATGCGGTCCGTCAGGAAATCATCGCCGCGCGCCGCCTGTTCGAGCGCCAGAACTGGCCAGTCATCGACATCACGCGGCGCTCGGTGGAAGAGACGGCGGCGGCGGTGATCAACCTTCTGTCCGCAGGTCGTGGCAAGGTCGAGGTCTTGGGATGA
- the aroE gene encoding shikimate dehydrogenase, with amino-acid sequence MSNSLTGAAIVGGVCGQPIKHSMSPVIHNAWIAAAGLDAAYVPFAPTANRFETFVDGLRGGVVRGVNVTIPFKERALAVADTASDLARMAGAANLLLFDAEGRVHADNTDGPGLLGAIAIQAPGFDVTAAPVVILGAGGAARGAVAALLLAGAPQVSVVNRTVARAQDLADAFGEKVLAHGEDALPALLPEAGLVINATSLGLGGGAGPAADLTLTPKTAVVMDMVYKPLRTEFLRRAEAAGRRTVDGLEMLLRQAIPTFEAIYGQAPSPTVDVRALALKLLGEA; translated from the coding sequence ATGAGCAATTCCCTCACAGGCGCGGCGATTGTCGGCGGAGTCTGCGGCCAGCCGATCAAGCATTCGATGAGCCCGGTCATCCATAACGCCTGGATCGCCGCTGCCGGCCTCGACGCGGCCTATGTGCCGTTCGCGCCGACCGCCAACCGGTTCGAGACCTTCGTCGACGGACTGCGGGGCGGAGTCGTGCGCGGCGTCAACGTCACCATCCCCTTCAAGGAGAGAGCCCTGGCGGTCGCCGACACCGCCAGCGACCTGGCGCGAATGGCCGGAGCCGCCAACCTCCTGCTCTTCGATGCCGAGGGCCGTGTCCACGCCGACAACACCGACGGCCCTGGTCTGCTGGGCGCGATCGCCATTCAGGCGCCAGGTTTCGATGTCACTGCCGCGCCGGTGGTCATTCTCGGCGCGGGCGGCGCGGCGCGGGGCGCGGTGGCGGCCCTGCTGCTGGCCGGCGCGCCGCAGGTGTCGGTCGTGAACCGCACCGTGGCGCGAGCCCAGGACTTGGCCGACGCGTTCGGGGAGAAGGTCCTCGCCCACGGCGAAGACGCCCTTCCCGCCCTGCTGCCGGAGGCCGGCCTGGTGATCAACGCGACCTCGCTGGGTCTGGGCGGCGGCGCGGGTCCCGCAGCCGACCTGACCTTGACCCCCAAGACCGCCGTCGTGATGGACATGGTCTACAAGCCGCTGCGGACCGAGTTCCTGCGCCGCGCCGAGGCGGCGGGACGCCGGACGGTCGACGGCCTGGAAATGCTTTTGAGGCAGGCGATCCCAACCTTTGAGGCGATCTACGGCCAGGCCCCCTCCCCTACGGTCGATGTCCGGG